The following are encoded in a window of Mycolicibacterium tusciae JS617 genomic DNA:
- a CDS encoding 2-keto-4-pentenoate hydratase, with translation MLPAQVREQLAADLAQAERSRVPISPLTDAHADIDVVDSYEIQLINIRQRVAEGARVIGHKVGLSSEAMQKMMNVDEPDYGHLLDEMQVFEDRKVPSANYLYPRVEVEVGFILADDLPGAGCTEDDVLAATAAFAPAIELIDTRITDWKIKLCDTIADNASSAGWVLGEARVSPKDIDIRNIDAVLSNNGEVVAEGRSDAVLGNPVTAVAWLARKVESFGVRLKAGDIVLPGSCTRAIDAPPGSNFVADFAGLGSVHLSFE, from the coding sequence ATGTTGCCCGCGCAGGTGCGTGAACAGCTCGCAGCCGACTTGGCCCAGGCGGAGCGCAGCCGCGTCCCGATCAGCCCGTTGACCGATGCCCACGCCGATATCGACGTCGTCGACTCCTACGAGATCCAGCTGATCAACATCCGGCAGCGGGTCGCCGAAGGCGCTCGGGTAATCGGGCACAAGGTCGGTCTCTCGTCGGAGGCCATGCAGAAGATGATGAACGTCGACGAACCCGATTACGGGCACCTCCTCGATGAGATGCAGGTCTTCGAAGACCGGAAGGTGCCGTCGGCGAACTACCTGTATCCGCGGGTCGAGGTCGAGGTCGGCTTCATTTTGGCCGACGATTTGCCTGGCGCGGGCTGCACCGAGGACGACGTGCTGGCGGCGACGGCGGCGTTCGCCCCCGCGATCGAGCTGATCGACACCCGCATCACCGACTGGAAGATCAAGCTCTGTGACACCATCGCCGACAACGCCTCATCGGCTGGGTGGGTGCTCGGCGAAGCCCGGGTCTCGCCCAAGGACATCGACATCCGGAACATCGATGCCGTGCTGAGCAACAACGGCGAGGTCGTAGCGGAGGGCCGCAGCGATGCGGTGCTCGGGAACCCGGTCACCGCCGTGGCGTGGCTGGCCCGCAAAGTCGAGAGCTTCGGGGTCCGCTTGAAGGCCGGTGACATTGTGCTGCCGGGGTCGTGCACGCGTGCGATAGATGCACCGCCGGGCAGCAATTTCGTCGCCGACTTCGCCGGATTAGGTTCCGTCCACCTGAGTTTCGAGTAA
- the kstD gene encoding 3-oxosteroid 1-dehydrogenase: MTGQEYDVVVVGSGAAGLVAALTAAHQGLSTVVVEKAPHYGGSTARSGGGVWIPNNEILKRDGVQDSPAAAAEYLHAIIGDVVPAEKIDTYLQRGPEMLSFVLKNSPLKMCWVPGYSDYYPETPGGRAGGRSIEPKPFDARKLGPDEKGLEPPYGKVPLNMVVMQQDYVRLNQMKRHPRGLLRSVKVGVRSVWANLRRKNLVGMGRALIAPLRIGLQKVGVPVQLNTALTDLYVEDGVVKGIYVRDTNAPESAEPQIIRARRAVILGSGGFEHNEQMRVKYQRAPITTEWTVGAKANTGDGILAAEKLGAALEIMEDAWWGPTVPLVDAPWFALSERNSPGSIIVNMAGKRFMNESMPYVEACHHMYGGQYGQGPGPGENIPAWLVFDQTYRDRYIFAGLQPGQRIPKKWMESGVIVKADTIAELAEKTGLSADALTATVDRFNGFARSGVDEDFKRGESAYDRYYGDPTNKPNPNLGEINNAPYYAAKMVPGDLGTKGGVRTDIHGRALRDDGSIIEGLYAAGNVSSPVMGHTYPGPGGTIGPAMTFGYLAALHVAGKS, encoded by the coding sequence ATGACTGGTCAGGAGTATGACGTCGTCGTGGTGGGAAGCGGCGCCGCCGGCTTGGTAGCCGCCCTCACCGCCGCCCACCAGGGACTTTCCACAGTAGTCGTCGAAAAGGCTCCGCACTATGGCGGTTCCACTGCGCGGTCAGGCGGCGGCGTGTGGATCCCCAACAACGAGATTCTCAAGCGAGATGGGGTGCAAGACAGCCCCGCCGCCGCCGCCGAATACCTGCACGCGATCATCGGCGATGTCGTGCCCGCGGAGAAGATCGACACCTATCTGCAGCGCGGTCCCGAGATGTTGTCGTTCGTGCTGAAGAACTCGCCCCTGAAGATGTGCTGGGTGCCGGGCTATTCCGACTACTACCCCGAGACACCGGGCGGACGGGCCGGAGGACGCTCGATCGAGCCGAAGCCCTTCGACGCCCGCAAGCTCGGGCCCGACGAAAAAGGCCTTGAGCCGCCTTATGGCAAGGTGCCGCTGAACATGGTGGTGATGCAGCAGGACTACGTGCGGCTGAACCAGATGAAGCGCCACCCGCGCGGGCTGCTGCGCAGTGTGAAGGTCGGCGTGCGCTCGGTCTGGGCCAACCTGCGGCGCAAGAACCTCGTCGGCATGGGCCGCGCGCTGATCGCGCCGCTGCGCATCGGGCTGCAGAAGGTGGGTGTGCCGGTCCAGCTGAACACCGCACTCACCGACCTCTATGTCGAGGACGGCGTCGTTAAGGGCATCTACGTTCGCGACACCAATGCCCCGGAATCGGCTGAGCCGCAGATCATCCGGGCGCGCCGCGCCGTCATCCTGGGGTCGGGCGGTTTCGAGCACAACGAGCAGATGCGGGTGAAATACCAGCGCGCTCCGATCACCACCGAGTGGACCGTCGGCGCGAAGGCCAACACCGGCGACGGGATCCTGGCCGCCGAAAAGCTGGGCGCCGCACTGGAGATCATGGAAGACGCCTGGTGGGGGCCGACAGTTCCGTTGGTCGACGCGCCGTGGTTCGCGCTGTCCGAACGCAACTCCCCCGGCTCGATCATCGTGAACATGGCAGGCAAGCGGTTCATGAACGAGTCGATGCCATACGTCGAGGCGTGCCACCACATGTACGGCGGCCAGTACGGCCAGGGGCCGGGCCCCGGCGAGAACATCCCGGCGTGGCTGGTGTTCGACCAGACCTACCGCGACCGATACATCTTCGCGGGTCTGCAGCCCGGTCAACGGATTCCGAAGAAGTGGATGGAGTCCGGCGTCATCGTGAAGGCCGACACCATTGCAGAACTTGCCGAGAAGACGGGCCTGTCCGCCGATGCGCTGACCGCGACCGTCGATCGCTTCAACGGTTTCGCCCGTTCCGGCGTCGACGAGGACTTCAAGCGCGGCGAAAGCGCCTACGACCGCTACTACGGCGATCCAACCAACAAGCCGAACCCCAACCTCGGCGAGATCAACAACGCGCCGTACTACGCCGCCAAGATGGTGCCGGGCGATCTGGGCACCAAGGGCGGCGTGCGCACCGACATCCACGGACGCGCGTTACGCGACGACGGATCGATCATCGAGGGCCTCTATGCCGCGGGCAACGTCAGCTCACCCGTGATGGGTCACACGTATCCCGGACCGGGTGGGACTATCGGTCCTGCCATGACATTCGGCTACCTGGCGGCACTTCACGTTGCGGGAAAGAGTTAG
- a CDS encoding MaoC family dehydratase — MPINLDEALGAELPPAEFSWTSSDIQLYHLGLGAGGDPMDKRELRYLTDGSPQVLPTFANVAQSFHMTEPPSVQFPGIDIELSKVLHASEAVSAPGPIPPSGTGIAVTRFTDIWDKGKAAVIWSETTVSAPDGTVLWKQKRSIFARGEGGFGGERGPSGSSEPPQRAADFELAIPVSPQQALLYRMCGDRNPLHSDPEFAAAAGFPRPILHGLCTYGMTCKAMVDTLLDGDTARVGSYGARFAGVVFPGETLKARIWKEGDGFTAVVTAPERDDAVALAGVELIPV; from the coding sequence ATGCCGATCAACCTCGACGAGGCGCTTGGCGCTGAGCTTCCGCCCGCCGAATTCTCGTGGACCAGTAGCGATATCCAGCTCTACCACCTCGGCCTCGGCGCGGGCGGCGACCCGATGGACAAGCGCGAGCTGCGCTATCTGACCGACGGCAGCCCACAGGTGCTGCCGACATTCGCCAACGTGGCGCAGAGCTTCCACATGACTGAACCGCCCAGCGTCCAGTTCCCCGGCATCGACATCGAGCTGTCGAAGGTGCTGCACGCCAGCGAGGCGGTCTCGGCACCCGGGCCGATCCCACCGTCGGGCACCGGAATCGCGGTCACGCGGTTCACCGATATCTGGGACAAGGGCAAAGCCGCGGTGATCTGGTCGGAGACGACGGTCTCCGCACCGGACGGCACGGTGCTGTGGAAACAGAAGAGGTCGATCTTTGCACGCGGCGAGGGGGGCTTCGGCGGCGAACGCGGGCCGTCTGGGTCTTCCGAGCCGCCGCAGCGCGCGGCGGATTTCGAGCTGGCCATCCCGGTGTCGCCGCAGCAGGCGTTGCTGTACCGCATGTGCGGTGACCGCAATCCGCTGCATTCGGATCCCGAATTCGCCGCCGCCGCAGGCTTTCCACGTCCGATCTTGCATGGACTGTGCACCTACGGCATGACGTGCAAGGCAATGGTCGACACGCTGCTCGACGGCGATACGGCCCGCGTCGGAAGCTACGGCGCGCGGTTCGCGGGGGTGGTGTTCCCCGGCGAGACGCTGAAGGCCCGGATCTGGAAAGAGGGCGATGGCTTCACCGCCGTCGTCACCGCGCCCGAGCGCGACGACGCCGTCGCGTTGGCTGGCGTGGAGCTCATTCCGGTTTAG